The Clostridium botulinum BKT015925 genome includes the window TAACTACAATCTTAGTCTGACTTTTTTTATTCTAATAGTAGTCGCAGTAATGTAAAAAAATATTCATAATACATTCTTTATTAATTCATACTATAGTCAAACCTATGTCAAACTATAGTTAAAATATATTCATATCATGTTTATTTCTTTCTTTACTATATTATACTATATTACTTAGAAAATGTGTACTTTTTTTCATATATTATTCAAAATATTTTCTAATTATATCTATATGATAGTCTGACTATAGTCTTATATTAGTCTAATAATATTTAAATTATATTTAAACTATGTTTATACTACAGTCATATTATGTTCAAATGTTAGTCATATTGTATTCTTTTTATATTCAACCTCATGTCATAGTTATTTTTGTAATCAATCTAATAATATTATATCACGAATTAGCATATATTGTAATTCAAAGTATTAGATTAAGCTATTCTCTAATTTATGTAAAAAATAAAGAAGGGCATCTTACCCTTCTAAGCAGTTCACTACGTATCCCTTTTTATTATCTTCTATTTTATTTAGTGCTTTTATAATATCTTTCATAGTCCATAGCTCTAACCAAGGTACTTTTTCAGCATATTCTAAAGCGTTTTTATTATATTTACTAGTGGTTATAACTATTGCTCTTGTAGCATCGTCTCCAATTGCACTTCCAACTAACTTTTGTAATATTTCTCTTCCTATCAAATTATTCATATTCCAATGCTTACATTCTATATATATTTTTTCTTTATTATTTGTAGCTATAACATCTTTACCACCATCGCATGTTTCTACAGTTGCTTTAGCATTATATCCTAATTGTGTAAAGAGATTTGCTACAAATACTTCAAATTCTCTAGGCGACATACCCTTTATCTTCCTTGAGATATCAAAACATGTATAGTCTGTATATCTCCACCTGTAAGCATAATAAATCCACTTAGTAAATTTCAATAAAATATAAAGGCCTCCCACTATTATGACTAAATTTATGCCTAGCTTAAATAGATTAATTATTAATTGTTGTATTTTTTCTATATGATTATACAACATTATTAAAAGTATCCCACAACATAGTAATCTCAAGTTATTAATAAATCTTTTAATAGATCTCAAATCATCACATCCTTTAATATGATTTAGCCTAATATAATTTTAGATATATCTTTTGCAAAAGAAATTTTATTATTCATAATAACCGTGTCACACTTTTAAAGCATATGTCATAGCATATAGTATAAGATATAGAAAATAAACATTAAGGAGTTGATTTATGTGCCTTACGGGTTATTAATAGGTGGTTGGTCAATCGGAATGATATGTTACATATCATTAACTAAAATTGGTAACAAAAATAACTTTAAATACGCAGATTTAACGTCTAGGATCAAAAAGGCTAAGAGATTAGACAAAAATATAAGTAAAAGTCTCGAAGATAAAAAT containing:
- a CDS encoding restriction endonuclease, with the protein product MKFTKWIYYAYRWRYTDYTCFDISRKIKGMSPREFEVFVANLFTQLGYNAKATVETCDGGKDVIATNNKEKIYIECKHWNMNNLIGREILQKLVGSAIGDDATRAIVITTSKYNKNALEYAEKVPWLELWTMKDIIKALNKIEDNKKGYVVNCLEG